Genomic window (Marinobacter fonticola):
GCCGAGCAGATACCCAGTATCTGCAAAGCGATAGGATTGTTATTGAAAATCGGTTCGAAAAGAACCTGTTTTGCAGTTACATCCGCCACGGTCAGACCTCCCCTTCGCGAAGCTTGTTGAGGTAGGGCGCGAAACCACGCTCGCTCATCCAGAAGTTAACCAGTTGCTGCACACCACGGCTTGTAAGCGTGGCGCCGGAAAGGGCATCCACTTTATGCTCCGCATCCGGCGCACTGGAATCGACGCCGCCTTTGACCAATTGGATCTCCGGCTCTTGCGTGCTCTCGCCGTACACTTTTTTGCCAACCCACTGACTCTTCCACTTCGGGTTGTCCACTTCGCCACCCAGGCCAGGCGTCTCAGCGTGGGCGTAGAAGCCTAGCCCCTCGATGGTATTCGCATCCCCTTCCAGGGAGACAAAACCGTAAAGTGTAGACCACAGCCCGTAGCCGTGGATCGGCAGGACAACGCGTTTGAGTTCGCCGTTGTCCTGAAGCACAAACACCTTGGCGACATTGGCCTGACGCTTGATACCCGCCTTATCTTCGGAGGACGGAATATCTTCGGACATCTCGGGATCAGCCGAAGCGCGGTATTGATCGTAGGACATCGCGTCCTTCAGGCCAATGGACTGCGGGTCGACATAGGCACCAGACTCCAGGTTGACCAGCTTGACGTCAAATCTCTGGAACTGCGACTCGATGTCATCGGCGCTGGCGCCAGGCTCCAACATTCCGGCCGCGGCCAGGATGTTGGTCTTCATGTCGAGATTACGGTTGGTTATTTGAGCCGGCTTGAGCACAACGGCAGCGGTCGAAACGATGACCGAGCAGACGATGCACAGCGCCAGGGCTACGACAACCGTACGACTAACGGTTTCCTTCTTCTTAGCCACGGGCGAGCCTCCGTTTGATGTTGGCCTGCACGACGAAATGATCCATCAGCGGCGCGAACAGGTTGGCGAATAGGATGGCAAGCATGATGCCTTCCGGGAAGGCCGGGTTGACCACGCGGATAAGCACCGTCATCAAGCCTACAAGAATACCGAAGGCCCACTTACCGGAATTGGTCATGGCAGCGGACACGGGGTCGGTCGCCATGAACATCATGCCGAAGGCGAAGCCACCGATAACCAGATGCCAATGCGCCGGCACAGAAAACATCGGATTGGTCTCCGAGCCGATAGCGTTAAGCAGCAGGGTCGTGGCGATCATGCCTATCATGACGCCACCGACGATGCGGTAGGAGGCGATTTTCATCACCAACAACGCTATGCCACCGATCAAGACAGCCAACGTGGAGGTTTCGCCGACCGATCCCTGGATCGTGCCATAGAATGCCTGTGCCCACGTCATGGTCTCCCTCACCGCATCCATGCCGCCGGATGCCGCCAGGCTCAATGCGGTTGCACCACTGAAGCCGTCAACTGCGGTCCAGATAGTGTCGCCGGAAATCTGCGCTGGATACGCAAAATACAGGAAAGCACGACCGGTGAGCGCCGGATTGAGGAAATTCTTGCCGGTACCTCCGAACACTTCCTTGCCAATAACCACACCGAAGGTGATACCCAGGGCCACCTGCCAGAGCGGAATCGTCGGCGGGCAGATCAGCGCAAACAGGATAGAAGTGACGAAGAAGCCTTCGTTAACCTCGTGTCGGCGGACCGTGGCGAACACCACTTCCCAGAAACCACCGACGACGAACGTCACGGCGTAGACCGGGAGGAAGTAGGCCGCACCGTAAACCAGGTTATCCCAAAGACTACCGGGATCGTTGCCCGCCAGTGCTGAGATAAAGGCGGCGCGCCAGCCTCCGTCGGCCATCACGGCATCCGGAGTGGCGGCCAGGAAGGTGTTCGCCTGGAAACCGATATTCCAC
Coding sequences:
- a CDS encoding Na(+)-translocating NADH-quinone reductase subunit C, yielding MAKKKETVSRTVVVALALCIVCSVIVSTAAVVLKPAQITNRNLDMKTNILAAAGMLEPGASADDIESQFQRFDVKLVNLESGAYVDPQSIGLKDAMSYDQYRASADPEMSEDIPSSEDKAGIKRQANVAKVFVLQDNGELKRVVLPIHGYGLWSTLYGFVSLEGDANTIEGLGFYAHAETPGLGGEVDNPKWKSQWVGKKVYGESTQEPEIQLVKGGVDSSAPDAEHKVDALSGATLTSRGVQQLVNFWMSERGFAPYLNKLREGEV
- a CDS encoding NADH:ubiquinone reductase (Na(+)-transporting) subunit B, with amino-acid sequence MALREFLNGIEHHFEKGGKYERWYALYEAVDTIFYSPGHVTSTTSHVRDGIDLKRIMITVWLCVWPAMFFGMWNIGFQANTFLAATPDAVMADGGWRAAFISALAGNDPGSLWDNLVYGAAYFLPVYAVTFVVGGFWEVVFATVRRHEVNEGFFVTSILFALICPPTIPLWQVALGITFGVVIGKEVFGGTGKNFLNPALTGRAFLYFAYPAQISGDTIWTAVDGFSGATALSLAASGGMDAVRETMTWAQAFYGTIQGSVGETSTLAVLIGGIALLVMKIASYRIVGGVMIGMIATTLLLNAIGSETNPMFSVPAHWHLVIGGFAFGMMFMATDPVSAAMTNSGKWAFGILVGLMTVLIRVVNPAFPEGIMLAILFANLFAPLMDHFVVQANIKRRLARG